TCTTTATTTTTTCAAAAGTATCCTCAAAAAGGTTAGTATTCCCCAGAGTAGTACTACCTGTTTCATCATCACTACCTAGATATATTGTGAGACAGCCTTTACTTCTTAATATTTTTTCAAGTTCTATACAGAGTTGTCTTCCAATGCCCTTTAAGTGATGAGACTCACTAACAATTAATGGGTGTAATTCCCATGCAGTTAGTTGTATTGCGGTATGGCACCAACAA
The Spirochaeta isovalerica genome window above contains:
- a CDS encoding GNAT family N-acetyltransferase; amino-acid sequence: MNWVCWCHTAIQLTAWELHPLIVSESHHLKGIGRQLCIELEKILRSKGCLTIYLGSDDETGSTTLGNTNLFEDTFEKIKSIKNIKKHPYEFYPKIGLRRFYI